Proteins encoded by one window of Yamadazyma tenuis chromosome 2, complete sequence:
- the BYE1 gene encoding Transcription factor bye1 (EggNog:ENOG503NZY1; COG:K) has translation MSEGSESDDDSKIVTEAPIDISDDDEYVESKSTKRAAADDLLEEDDSDINEVDNLDTPAPATAVQSHKIPIKRQKTYAGSTTLKDKVRANVAKAFMNVLKTQLPDDYKDDGVSSKEDVALKWSMSIEAAIFNVFPQKDRHYTDKSRGIMTLLKKPNVLQRLKEKTLTFEKLVASSPEEIDDDLKKYAEKVRQESIRRSVLTSHEGQRIRRTHKGDEIVEDFSDTHRQEDNDVSIVSKSVDHRRFEDAEAENAGDDGAAAKEETQVGAKVYSYSTAGLDDDDDAYGGSDNESVESVGQGVGSPDLDEDAELDKILQEPKPKADPPPPRVEVKPMKSALKKSSQLPPTLSTNIWEGRITFPDFTTFTAKAQYISSSNYHIPRTPLDVKFHNNCINVSKEIFAKPFYDIEGRLDRVRADPYLKEVVTSRDIYLFKLTPVDEFDDYDKLFNYLLSRAKVGVLSGKPHFAKDAYVIALDNNNVPPYLSNFEEFHDRRGLFALYVVKKDYVSAKGQTKPPPRSVKIDAPPKASEVQAPKQSQEPSILDSILSKLGGPAGAPSSNSGSGPNLPPKPTFQAPTSQQIDGMNPAALTSDQMGLLSSIVSQNPQVQSNPQAMLDILTQQQQQQAQQHRPNGY, from the coding sequence ATGAGCGAGGGAAGTgaaagtgatgatgattcgAAAATCGTCACCGAAGCTCCCATTGACATTTCAGATGACGACGAGTACGTTGAGAGTAAGTCCACTAAAAGAGCCGCCGCCGACGATTTGTTGGAGGAGGATGATCTGGATATCAACGAAGTGGACAATCTAGACACGCCTGCCCCAGCTACTGCCGTTCAATCCCACAAAATACCTATCAAAAGACAGAAAACCTATGCGGGTTCCACTACCTTAAAAGATAAAGTCAGAGCCAATGTTGCCAAAGCATTTATGAATGTCTTGAAAACTCAACTCCCCGACGACTACAAAGACGACGGtgtttcttccaaagaagatgttgCTCTAAAGTGGTCTATGAGTATTGAAGCTGCTATCTTCAACGTTTTCCCTCAGAAAGACAGACACTACACTGATAAAAGCAGAGGAATTAtgaccttgttgaagaaaccgaATGTGTTGCAAAGATTGAAGGAAAAAACATTGACATTCgagaagttggtggcaTCGTCCCCCGAGGAGATTGATgacgacttgaagaagtatgCCGAGAAGGTCAGACAAGAGTCAATTCGTCGATCGGTGTTGACATCCCATGAAGGCCAAAGAATCAGGAGAACCCACAAAGGGgatgaaattgttgaagactttaGTGACACTCACAGGCAAGAAGATAACGATGTCAGCATTGTGTCTAAATCTGTGGATCAcagaagatttgaagatgctgaagCAGAGAACgctggtgatgatggtgctgctgcaaaagaagaaacccAAGTGGGTGCAAAGGTCTATAGCTACAGCACCGCGGGCTTggatgacgacgacgatgCGTATGGTGGTTCTGACAATGAGTCAGTGGAAAGTGTTGGACAGGGCGTTGGAAGTCCtgatttggatgaagatgctgaGTTGGACAAGATCTTGCAAGAGCCCAAACCTAAAGCTGATCCTCCACCTCCTCGTGTAGAAGTCAAACCAATGAAGTCTGCTTTAAAGAAATCGTCTCAACTCCCACCTACATTATCCACTAACATCTGGGAAGGAAGGATCACGTTCCCAGACTTTACCACTTTCACGGCTAAGGCCCAGTACATTTCCTCCTCAAACTATCATATCCCTAGAACCCCTTTGGATGTGAAGTTCCATAACAACTGTATCAATGTCTCGAAAGAGATTTTTGCAAAGCCATTTTACGATATTGAAGGTAGACTTGACAGGGTCAGAGCAGACCCCTACTTAAAGGAAGTTGTCACCAGCAGGGATATCTACTTGTTCAAACTTACACCTGTTGACGAGTTTGATGACTACgacaagttgttcaactaTCTCTTGTCTCGGGCCAAGGTGGGAGTTTTATCAGGTAAACCTCATTTCGCTAAAGATGCGTATGTGATTGCGTTGGACAACAACAACGTTCCTCCATATTTGAGcaactttgaagaatttcATGATCGAAGGGGTTTGTTTGCCTTGTATGTGGTTAAAAAAGACTACGTCCTGGCGAAAGGACAAACCAAACCGCCACCCAGAAGCGTCAAAATTGATGCTCCACCAAAGGCTTCAGAAGTCCAAGCTCCAAAACAGCTGCAAGAGCCCTCTATATTAGATTCAATCTTAAGTAAATTGGGAGGACCAGCTGGTgctccatcttcaaactcagGTTCAGGTCCCAACCTTCCACCTAAACCTACTTTTCAAGCACCTACAAGCCAGCAAATTGACGGTATGAATCCCGCTGCGCTCACACTGGATCAGATGGGATTGCTCTCAAGTATAGTTCTGCAAAACCCGCAGGTACAAAGTAATCCTCAGGCAATGCTAGATATATTGAcacaacagcaacagcaacaggCCCAGCAACACCGTCCTAATGGCTACTGA
- the IFH1 gene encoding Transcription factor CRF1 (EggNog:ENOG503NZ67; COG:K) has product MAKGPTKKNLSKKAASPSKQKQSKPPVGGKNVSLYMNNRSFNVKNSRAMRSATRRFSLADSSSSSDSSSNHQAGDVSDSNSDSSLTAVSDNAVSDRSVLFEDDTNVSSKARSGKRTGKAFKGKGKGKSLKVFGKKKLWKTNGDEEDGSSDEEEEEEEDDEPSVSFYDADLPEQDDEEDEEDEEEFGSSSSDDEDVDFVKLQAQKKIRSMTPIDKRKKRASGSVPKPKFGRRRSEAALPEDINFKFEFDDKYDDNAIDDEDEDDEDDEDDEDEEEDDDENDSDDNVTLTNLHENYNDPLDLGYTQFSGHEQEEEDIGEEIDVPHLPDQVHIELDLDFNTQLISAPKFDEDDINSDDDYEIDDNELLATLQADNDIDEFDNSGAGRRHNSVVSLDEDDEEEKEFLKQEERFLVNEFESNGFDDEDTTSVFNNVDGYDGFNDSDEEEDFIDFTLSEDLNVEKVSKNNKNVDYSSDEDDSYLWNYFFSSDNDSDSDQQDQKLQKKKPSSHKTDQRKVHHQQFMDIEEDADYDSSESTDVDLNIPAASVSTLGSQKAKEVLSSKTADYRPPVLGTWVAVESKPFGIIDGLSTRTLMGSPPIHRNIDHRTKPRKSIVGTPHTEDSALGLDELLNMSELDYDDTDDAKIWRDFNNNKKRVPLGAFRNKSLLQNSINESTDPMTSNVQYNHTSKSNNDFNQRRYSLSGGHKGKSARGKVARRKSSTIVSVPPKSKRRRASMVEAFAEGYRPTKSGLFSEQALLDVEEVLGDDNDIMALIKGL; this is encoded by the coding sequence ATGGCTAAAGGTCcgaccaagaagaacctaTCCAAGAAAGCGGCTTCCCCGTCTAAACAAAAGCAGCTGAAACCGCCTGTGGGTGGGAAAAACGTCAGTTTGTATATGAACAACCGATCCTTTAATGTGAAGAATAGCAGAGCCATGCGAAGCGCTACCAGACGATTTAGTTTGGCAGActcatcctcatcttcagaTTCGTCCAGCAACCACCAGGCCGGTGATGTGTCTGATTCCAACTCGGATTCATCGCTCACGGCGGTATCTGACAACGCGGTATCTGACCGTTCGGTGttatttgaagatgacaCCAATGTCTCTTCTAAAGCCAGATCCGGTAAGAGAACAGGTAAAGCGTTCAAGGGCAAGGGCAAAGGCAAGTCTCTCAAGGTTTTTggcaagaagaagctctGGAAGACGAACGGCGACGAAGAAGACGGTTCTtctgatgaagaggaagaggaagaggaagacgaTGAACCAAGTGTCAGTTTCTACGATGCGGATCTACCTGAACAGgacgacgaagaagacgaagaagacgaagaggaGTTTGGGTCGTCGTCTTCCGACGACGAAGACGTGGATTTCGTCAAGCTCCAGgcccagaagaagattcGGTCGATGACTCCCATTGATAAGAGAAAGAAGCGAGCCAGTGGATCGGTACCGAAGCCCAAATTTGGCAGACGGCGGTCCGAGGCTGCTCTTCCTGAGGACATCAACTTTAAGTTCGAGTTCGACGACAAATACGATGATAATGCCATagacgatgaagatgaagatgacgaagatgacgaagacgatgaagatgaggaagaagatgatgacgaaaACGACTCTGATGATAACGTAACTTTAACCAACCTTCACGAGAACTACAATGATCCCCTTGACTTGGGCTACACCCAATTTTCGGGACACgagcaagaagaagaggacATTGGCGAAGAAATCGATGTTCCCCACTTGCCAGACCAAGTTCACATCGAGCTCGAtttggacttcaacacccAGTTGATCCTGGCCCCCAAGTTTGATGAGGATGATATCAACTCAGATGATGACTATGAAATTGATGACAACGAACTCTTGGCCACTCTACAAGCCGATAACGAcattgatgagtttgataACTCTGGAGCCGGTCGTCGGCACAACTCGGTGGTGTCGCTcgatgaagacgacgaggaagaaaaagagtttttgaagcaaGAGGAGAGGTTTTTGGTGAATGAATTCGAAAGCAACGGGtttgatgacgaagacACCACTCTGGTATTCAATAATGTTGATGGGTACGACGGCTTTAACGACAGTGATGAGGAGGAGGACTTCATTGATTTCACACTCTCCGAAGACTTGAATGTCGAGAAGGTGTCgaaaaacaacaaaaatGTGGACTACAGTAGTGATGAGGACGACTCATACCTCTGGAACTACTTCTTCAGTTCCGACAATGACTCTGACAGTGaccaacaagatcaaaaactacagaagaagaaacccTCGTCGCATAAGACTGACCAGCGGAAGGTTCACCACCAGCAGTTTATGGAcatcgaagaagatgctgaTTACGACAGCAGCGAGTCCACAGATGTTGATTTGAACATCCCAGCCGCTTCTGTAAGCACTCTCGGCTCCCAGAAGGCCAAGGAGGTGTTATCCTCCAAGACAGCCGACTATAGGCCTCCGGTACTTGGAACCTGGGTAGCAGTTGAGAGCAAACCTTTTGGGATCATTGACGGGTTGTCGACAAGAACATTGATGGGTAGTCCCCCGATTCACCGGAACATCGATCATAGAACCAAGCCCCGAAAGAGCATTGTGGGTACTCCACACACAGAAGACTCTGctcttggacttgatgagcttttgaacaTGAGTGAATTGGACTACGACGATACTGACGATGCGAAGATTTGGCgagacttcaacaacaacaagaaacGAGTTCCACTAGGAGCGTTCCGAAACAAGTCGTTGTTGCAGAATTCGATCAATGAGTCTACGGATCCAATGACTTCTAACGTTCAGTACAACCACACCAGCAAGAGTAACAACGATTTCAATCAAAGACGGTACTCGTTAAGTGGAGGCCACAAGGGCAAGTCGGCCAGAGGCAAGGTGGCACGGCGCAAGTCCAGCACCATTGTGCTGGTTCCACCTAAActgaagagaagaaggGCTTCCATGGTGGAAGCATTCGCAGAGGGTTATAGGCCCACCAAGTCCGGGTTGTTCAGCGAGCAGGCCCTTTTGGACGTAGAAGAGGTTTTGGGTGATGACAATGACATCATGGCATTGATAAAGGGATTGTAG
- a CDS encoding uncharacterized protein (COG:J; EggNog:ENOG503NYNR; MEROPS:MER0030133): MSATTSMHLVRPGVSAPGASSTTTACNVKIHATAFIRILEIVAKQSISKDKRIIGTLLGYRSDDGSGFEVRDAFMVPCDETGDSIAIADHEHKVSYQLYKKAHPKESVLGWFGTSKQIDNSTGLIHDFYSKGSDRAFPYPAIYLNVNYRDENDQVINPQVSTYIGSTVGKVATGQKVGWKTQSSVNSYVFHPIPNQIMSGTTTEKLALDSLVENHINQTPTTFSGNEVNDLSNLKKQINIVVASIDKLAQHLDSFDINNDNDLQLLRTLTNNLSSRPQSLFNLDELKKHFGAYNQDVIMIEYLTKVVKEQIELSARLTATAESEKKDRE; this comes from the coding sequence ATGTCTGCAACCACTAGTATGCACTTGGTAAGACCCGGTGTATCGGCTCCTGGGGCGTCATCGACGACAACCGCATGTAATGTCAAGATACATGCAACTGCGTTCATCAGAATCTTGGAAATCGTCGCCAAACAACTGATTTCCAAAGACAAGAGAATCATAGGTACTCTCTTAGGATACAGGTCCGATGATGGTTCGGGCTTTGAAGTCAGAGATGCCTTTATGGTTCCATGCGACGAAACCGGCGACTCGATCGCCATTGCTGACCACGAGCACAAGGTGTCATATCAATTGTATAAGAAGGCCCATCCAAAAGAAAGTGTTTTGGGATGGTTTGGTACTTCCAAACAAATAGATAACTCCACCGGCTTGATACACGATTTCTACTCCAAGGGCTCTGACAGAGCCTTCCCCTATCCAGCCATATACTTGAATGTCAATTACAGAGATGAAAATGATCAGGTGATCAATCCCCAAGTGTCTACCTACATTGGATCCACCGTTGGCAAAGTTGCTACGGGGCAAAAGGTGGGCTGGAAAACCCAAAGTTCCGTCAACTCGTACGTTTTTCACCCCATTCCTAACCAAATCATGTCTGGAACCACCACAGAGAAGTTGGCCTTGGAttcattggtggaaaaccATATAAACCAGACCCCTACAACCTTTTCCGGCAATGAAGTCAACGACTTgtcgaacttgaagaagcaaatCAACATAGTGGTAGCGTCGATTGATAAGTTAGCCCAGCACTTGGACTCGTTTGATATCAATAACGATAATGACTTGCAATTGTTAAGAACCTTAACCAACAACTTATCTTCAAGGCCCCAGAgtcttttcaacttggatgagTTAAAGAAGCATTTCGGTGCCTACAACCAAGATGTCATTATGATTGAGTACTTGACCAAGGTTGTTAAAGAGCAAATTGAGTTGAGTGCCCGTTTGACTGCAACTGCCGAGTCTGAAAAGAAAGACAGAGAGTAG
- a CDS encoding uncharacterized protein (EggNog:ENOG503NUQR; COG:D) → MRVPITSSKYYVASAAVAISCKLHDTYRQPDKIALAGCNIRSAARTVTETSDVFWQWRDQLLYREELLLRFLNFELNIDFPYKLQNRLVEVSEDTEGDFGEKGEEIVKKAVSMLELVSALPILIFYNVEVVLATMLVYQVMVSKDKYGIKRVPSGLISKVTAVDVNECFQCYKWTRLALSHCNDPKDRLCTPFLALAKSFKSLTLEEFAAVANF, encoded by the coding sequence ATGCGTGTGCCCATCACGTCACTGAAGTACTACGTGGCGCTGGCAGCAGTAGCAATATCGTGTAAGCTCCATGATACCTACCGCCAACCGGATAAAATAGCATTGGCTGGTTGTAATATACGCAGTGCGGCCCGTACGGTGACGGAGACTAGTGATGTGTTTTGGCAATGGCGGGACCAATTACTATACAGAGAAGAATTACTACTCCGATTCTTGAATTTTGAGCTTAATATTGACTTCCCATACAAGTTGCAAAACCGGCTTGTTGAGGTGTCTGAGGATACTGAAGGTGATTTCGGTGAAAAAGGGGAAGAAATCGTCAAAAAAGCTGTTCTGATGCTCGAACTTGTATCTGCCCTCCCGATACTAATTTTCTACAACGTCGAGGTAGTGTTAGCGACGATGCTTGTGTACCAGGTGATGGTGCTGAAGGATAAATATGGTATTAAGCGCGTTCCGTCTGGCCTTATATCTAAGGTAACAGCTGTGGATGTGAACGAATGCTTCCAGTGTTATAAGTGGACGCGATTGGCTCTTCTGCATTGTAATGACCCCAAGGACCGCTTATGCACGCCATTTTTGGCGTTGGCCAAGTCATTCAAGCTGTTGACATTGGAGGAGTTTGCAGCTGTCGCCAACTTTTAG
- a CDS encoding uncharacterized protein (EggNog:ENOG503P96X), which translates to MENYETLVEYLNDSESEVSSIAYQSVVLVESDATSAVLMRLYIEQKYREMLAYASVEDVSEWTSQIRLVLALMLFKLGRYKAAMREVAIAADMEVNLLDRRRYLRYEAKLLSILGLKDRLAVCKYAEEYEYQEGVATSTKESSMVPELDETMVTVKVSVPPIHEQALMFISSYGHLPELSLGKVSIMAHKRVADAVAALDHKYSDPLGILYEAAILFAPQYVFKPVAENKHRFAQYLRDQLDKYPEIDVQMDVRQLVKMVGRLERAASSSAASIANLMVKFQFCYGMLHVVSHDYYEASYYFLWTLNFLTLARRQLHPWFNRSEYLSSITIRCCAMMLCQCIEFGKIQFSVFSLENIILKFSMEEVTNPSAEFFSNRAGTQFIAYGVLYEQLAYKQAKKLMVEDTVLLRYEQNQMVEMVRKYVLASILRPQDDPKIVVLLDRAIWGMLMYGGMHLTAVWFFQHLRHYYQLALDFGPLQCSNSLEYTLFSEEHKRYSNMPHVLLRFAELYSQLCETEVKNSWDEGNGDVFLLPLVFASGNRLVLMDKFYDETSLYHDMRNFEFDGFGGLRTKLRSHCKLSHKLIHGRCEVSRDLA; encoded by the exons ATGGAAAACTACGAGACTTTAGTGGAATACTTGAACGACCTGGAGTCGGAAGTGTCGTCAATTGCCTACCAGCTGGTGGTGCTAGTGGAATCGGATGCAACTAGCGCCGTTTTAATGAGGCTTTATATAGAACAGAAGTACCGGGAGATGTTAGCGTATGCGAGTGTTGAGGATGTCTCTGAATGGACTTCTCAAATTCGGCTCGTGTTGGCTttgatgttgttcaaaCTAGGGAGGTACAAGGCGGCAATGCGGGAGGTGGCCATTGCGGCGGACATGGAGGTTAACTTATTGGATAGACGTCGGTATTTGCGATATGAGGCCAAATTACTTTCGATTTTGGGCCTCAAAGACCGTCTCGCCGTGTGCAAGTACGCTGAAGAGTACGAATACCAGGAAGGAGTGGCCACCTCCACGAAAGAGTCTAGTATGGTTCCTGAGCTCGATGAAACGATGGTTACCGTGAAGGTTTCCGTTCCTCCTATCCATGAACAAGCATTGATGTTCATCTCCTCATATGGGCATCTTCCTGAATTATCGTTGGGTAAGGTGTCGATAATGGCACATAAACGGGTGGCAGATGCCGTGGCCGCACTCGACCACAAATACCTGGATCCTTTGGGGATCTTGTATGAAGCAGCTATTTTGTTTGCACCCCAGTATGTGTTCAAGCCGGTGGCTGAAAATAAACATCGTTTTGCACAGTACTTGCGGGACCAGCTCGACAAGTACCCAGAGATAGATGTGCAAATGGACGTGAGgcagttggtgaagatggtTGGAAGACTCGAACGAGCTGCTTCTAGCTCGGCGGCTTCAATTGCCAAtttgatggtgaagtttCAGTTCTGCTACGGGATGTTGCACGTCGTGTCACACGACTATTACGAGGCGTCATACTACTTTTTGTGGACGTTGAACTTCCTTACTCTTGCACGTCGCCAGCTTCACCCTTGGTTTAACCGGTCGGAATACCTTTCGAGCATCACGATAAGATGCTGTGCAATGATGTTGTGCCAGTGTATTGAGTTTGGAAAGATCCAGTTTTCAGTTTTTTCATTGGAGAACATCATCCTCAAGTTTTCGATGGAAGAGGTGACGAACCCATCTGCGGAGTTCTTCAGCAACCGGGCCGGTACTCAGTTCATTGCTTACGGCGTGCTCTACGAGCAGTTGGCGTACAAACAAGCCAAAAAGCTTATGGTGGAAGACACCGTACTTTTGCGATACGAACAAAACCAGATGGTAGAGATGGTCCGCAAGTACGTATTGGCATCCATACTTCGTCCTCAAGACGACCCTAAAATTGTGGTTCTCTTAGACAGAGCCATTTGGGGCATGTTAATGTATGGGGGTATGCATTTGACAGCAGTGTGGTTTTTCCAGCATCTTCGGCACTATTACCAGCTCGCCCTCGACTTTGGCCCTCTCCAGTGCCTGAACAGCTTGGAATACACATTGTTTAGTGAAGAGCATAAACGGTACCTGAACATGCCCCATGTTCTCTTGCGGTTTGCTGAGTTGTATAGCCAGTTATGCGAAACCGAAGTGAAAAACTCGTGGGACGAAGGGAATGGAGACGTTTTTCTCTTACCCCTTGTGTTTGCCAGCGGTAACCGTCTTGTGCTCATGGATAAGTTCTATGATGAGACGTCACTCTACCATGACATGCGTaactttgagtttgatggATTTGGAGGACTCCGTACCAAACTTCGCAGCCATTGCAAGCTTTCACACAAGCTTATTCATGGGAGGTGCGAGGTGAGCAGGGATCTC GCCTAG
- a CDS encoding uncharacterized protein (EggNog:ENOG503NXYU; COG:Q) yields the protein MDESDHYDPVGIINNFYNGFQEGFQGALLNRGENNPFQNIPVEHHDQALEQLNQALRRHSTTALQQAARSNSRHRINRYVHVIWLLNALPLPVVKYNRLWRDFRPNIRYIVAHAATVAFVAATRVFRLVMFCMGSLFYLSHVARIFLTFSDELTFSRNFFRDILTYVLQNNQSLFDLSAVVYDKGFHAMLEQGWDPASSTRMVSMWRYTQQFVRFMLTVYLNNKCDDQGEVTQCRPDKSSLIFKFHDVLLEFGHGSTIVVVGVYFTYAIVGNIICMNVFSLVIFYWARRASKFSTYVQALLGVAYKGLGGPTDVILQVKHSGICGTDLHTYRGNLKSVQPGQVLGHEFTGTVVAVGDRVLGFVPGDTVVSTFTIQCGECWYCKNGKSGQCDITNTFGKTGLPGGQAEYVRVPFADNTLVKIPEMDVSYVMMADIFTTGYYGVKKIVDQVQHVAKGHAPKPLDQIEVLQLGLGPVGECALQVMKYLGFKNVTCVDNVPDRLKKAEELGFKPVNFDDGADTLGEYDYVLEVVGSSSALKTAFDHVRRDGLISSLGMGHEPLPFTAMDCYLKNINLSFGRCHAWSLFPEALEIFQTLKGEFRDFVDTVIPVEKAAEGYRKFDAHEVNKVVIEF from the exons ATGGACGAATCGGATCACTACGATCCCGTGGGCataatcaacaacttctaCAACGGTTTCCAAGAAGGCTTCCAAGGAGCCCTTCTCAATCGTGGTGAAAACAACCCGTTCCAAAACATTCCTGTCGAGCACCACGATCAGGCCCTCGAACAGTTGAACCAGGCATTACGCCGTCACAGTACCACCGCCCTCCAGCAGGCCGCCAGAAGTAACCTGCGACACCGTATTAACAGGTACGTCCACGTGATATGGCTCTTGAACGCGTTGCCTTTGCCGGTGGTGAAGTATAATCGGCTATGGAGAGACTTCAGACCCAACATCAGATATATAGTGGCCCACGCCGCCACCGTGGCATTTGTGGCCGCCACACGCGTTTTCCGACTTGTAATGTTCTGCATGGGCCTGCTCTTCTATCTTCTGCATGTGGCACGGATCTTTCTTACTTTCAGTGATGAGCTAACGTTCTCGAGGAACTTCTTTAGGGATATCCTCACGTACGTGTTGCAGAACAACCAGTCGCTCTTCGACCTCCTGGCGGTGGTGTACGACAAAGGATTCCACGCGATGCTCGAGCAGGGGTGGGATCCGGCGTCGCTGACGAGGATGGTGTCGATGTGGCGCTACACCCAGCAATTTGTGCGGTTCATGTTGACAGTatatttgaacaacaaatgCGACGACCAGGGAGAGGTTACCCAGTGTCGGCCCGACAAGTCGCTGCTCATATTCAAGTTCCACGACGTGCTCCTTGAGTTTGGTCATGGGTCCACTattgtggtggtgggggtCTACTTCACCTATGCGATAGTGGGCAACATCATATGTATGAATGTGTTTTCACTAGTGATTTTCTACTGGGCTCGGCGGGCGCTGAAGTTTAGTACGTACGTCCAGGCCTTGCTCGGTGTGGCCTACAAGGGGTTAG GCGGGCCTACTGACGTGATTTTACAGGTAAAGCACTCAGGTATATGTGGAACTGATCTCCATACTTACAGAGGGAACCTCAAGTCTGTGCAACCCGGTCAAGTTTTGGGTCACGAGTTTACTGGTACCGTGGTGGCAGTGGGCGATAGAGTCCTCGGGTTTGTTCCTGGTGATACTGTTGTGAGCACCTTCACCATTCAATGTGGAGAGTGCTGGTACTGCAAAAACGGTAAGTCAGGTCAATGtgacatcaccaacacgTTTGGAAAAACTGGGTTACCAGGTGGCCAGGCCGAGTATGTGCGTGTGCCGTTTGCAGATAACACGTTGGTGAAGATCCCGGAAATGGATGTTTCGTATGTGATGATGGCTGATATTTTCACCACGGGCTACTATGgggtgaagaagattgtGGACCAAGTCCAGCATGTGGCCAAGGGACATGCCCCCAAACCTCTCGACCAAATCGAAGTGTTGCAATTGGGATTAGGGCCTGTTGGAGAGTGTGCTCTTCAGGTGATGAAGTATTTGGGTTTCAAAAACGTCACTTGCGTAGACAATGTTCCCGATCGGTTGAAGAAAGCGGAGGAGCTTGGGTTTAAGCCAGTGAACTTTGACGATGGCGCAGATACACTTGGCGAGTACGACTATGTATTGGAAGTGGTTGGTTCGTCATCTGCCTTGAAGACAGCATTTGACCATGTCAGGAGAGACGGGTTGATTTCATCGCTCGGAATGGGGCACGAGCCATTGCCCTTCACCGCCATGGACTGCtatttgaagaacatcaacttgtcgttTGGCAGGTGTCATGCGTGGTCGTTATTTCCAGAAGCacttgaaatttttcagaCCTTGAAGGGCGAGTTCCGTGATTTTGTGGACACGGTGATTCCAGTGGAAAAGGCAGCGGAAGGGTACCGCAAGTTCGATGCCCATGAGGTGAATAAGGTAGTGATTGAGTTTTAG